In Sphaeramia orbicularis chromosome 7, fSphaOr1.1, whole genome shotgun sequence, one genomic interval encodes:
- the LOC115422009 gene encoding LOW QUALITY PROTEIN: cadherin EGF LAG seven-pass G-type receptor 3-like (The sequence of the model RefSeq protein was modified relative to this genomic sequence to represent the inferred CDS: inserted 5 bases in 4 codons), which translates to MWTPRGGPTGGPDALASVPPCGQQAPSLPTTTTRSRWPRTSPRDLRHGHVRLRPGPRRRGPAQLQHGPLMNSRSSDYFHIHPDTGLITTTQILDREHMDLHYFRVTATDSGSPRLSGTTMTEYRETIRENVEEGYPILQLRATDMDSPSNANIRYRFVGDSAAMARAAFEIDPRWPHHDPRGGGPGNQRALHLQVEATDQGKEPSPRSATVKVHITVLDENDNVPQFRCPASLQDPRVSATDRDKDNNAAVHYNIISGNSRGQFFIDSITGEIQVVAPLDYESEREYALRVRAQDNGRPPLSNNTGIVSIQVTDVNDNPPIFVSTPFQASVLESXPIGSSILHIQAIDTDSGDNARLEYRLTGTSSDTPFVINSATGWVTVKSTLDREAVEHYFFGVEARDYGMPPLSATASVTITVMDVNDNRPEFLQKEYYARLNEDAAVGTSVVTVTAVDRDVNSAVTYQITGGNTRNRFAISTAGSAGLLSLALPLDYKQERRYVLTVTASDRTLHDTCQVHINITDAXTHRPVFQSAHYSISVNEDRPPGSTVVVISATDDDVGENARITYYLEDNIPQFRIDPATGAITLQAELDYEDQMTYTLAITAKDNGIPQKSDTTYVEVNVNDVNDNAPQFVSPRYQGTVSEDAXPFTSVLQISAXDRDAHANGRVQYTFQNGEDGDGDFTIEPTSGIVRTVRRLDRESVPFYELTAYAVDRGVPPQRTPVHIQVTVLDVNDNAPVFPADDFEVLVKENSAVGSVVAQITATDPDEGANAQIMYQIVEGNIPEIFQMDIFSGELTSLIDLDYEARNEYVIVVQATSAPLVSRATVRIRLVDQNDNRPTLQDFQIIFNNFVSNRSNSFPSGVIGKVPAHDPDVSDRLYYTIDRGNELHLLLLNHTSGEIRLSRKLDNNRALVAPMQITVTGGGYLRFDVGTSKKRN; encoded by the exons ATGTGGACCCCCAGGGGGGGGCCCACTGGAGGCCCTGATGCCCTGGCCTCGGTCCCGCCGTGCGGCCAACAGGCACCCTCACTTCCCACTACAACTACCAGGTCCAGGTGGCCGAGAACCAGCCCCCGGGACCTCCGTCATGGTCATGTCCGCCTCAGACCCGGACCCCGGAGACGCGGGCCGGCTCAGCTTCAGCATGGCCCCCTCATGAACAGCCGCTCCTCGGACTACTTCCACATCCACCCGGACACCGGCCTCATCACCACCACCCAGATCCTGGACCGGGAACACATGGACCTGCACTACTTCCGGGTCACGGCCACAGACTCGGGGTCCCCTCGCCTGTCCGGGACCACCATG ACGGAGTACCGGGAGACGATCCGGGAGAACGTGGAGGAGGGCTACCCCATCCTGCAGCTCCGGGCCACCGACATGGACTCCCCCTCCAACGCCAACATCCGGTACCGGTTCGTCGGTGACTCCGCCGCCATGGCCCGGGCCGCCTTTGAGATTGACCCGCGCTGGCCTCATCACGACCCGAGGGGCGGTGGACCGGGAAACCAACGAGCACTACACCTCCAG GTCGAAGCCACTGACCAGGGGAAGGAACCCAGTCCTCGCTCGGCCACCGTGAAGGTCCACATCACCGTCCTGGATGAAAACGACAACGTTCCGCAGTTCA GATGTCCGGCCTCACTCCAAGATCCTCGAGTCAGTGCCACCGACCGAGACAAGGACAACAACGCCGCCGTCCACTACAACATCATCAGCGGGAACAGCCGTGGACAGTTCTTCATCGACAGCATCACTGGTGAGATCCAGGTCGTGGCTCCATTGGACTACGAATCGGAACGGGAGTACGCCCTTCGTGTCCGGGCGCAGGACAACGGCCGCCCGCCTCTGTCCAACAACACAGGAATCGTGAGCATACAAGTGACAGACGTTAACGACAACCCGCCCATATTTGTGTCCACGCCGTTCCAGGCCTCGGTGCTGGAGAG CCCCATCGGCAGTTCCATCCTCCACATCCAGGCCATCGACACTGATTCCGGAGATAACGCCCGTCTGGAGTACAGGTTAACGGGCACCAGCTCCGACACGCCATTCGTCATAAACTCTGCGACGGGCTGGGTCACCGTCAAATCCACCCTTGACCGTGAAGCTGTAGAACATTATTTCTTCGGCGTGGAGGCCAGGGATTATGGGATGCCACCTCTTTCTGCCACAGCCAGTGTCACAATTACAGTGATGGATGTTAACGACAACCGGCCCGAGTTCCTCCAGAAGGAGTACTATGCCCGGCTGAACGAGGATGCGGCAGTGGGAACCAGCGTGGTCACGGTCACCGCCGTTGACCGGGACGTGAACAGCGCGGTGACGTATCAGATCACAGGCGGAAACACCAGAAACCGCTTTGCTATCAGCACAGCGGGCAGCGCTGGACTCCTGTCTTTGGCCCTACCGCTGGACTACAAACAGGAGCGCCGTTATGTCCTGACCGTCACCGCCTCGGACCGAACGCTGCATGACACCTGCCAGGTGCACATCAACATCACGGACG AAACCCACCGGCCTGTTTTCCAGAGCGCTCACTATTCCATCAGTGTCAATGAGGACCGGCCTCCTGGGAGCACCGTTGTGGTCATCAGCGCTACAGACGATGACGTCGGTGAAAATGCTCGAATTACGTACTACCTCGAGGACAACATCCCTCAGTTTCGGATCGATCCCGCCACGGGGGCAATAACACTCCAGGCCGAGCTGGACTACGAGGACCAGATGACCTACACTTTGGCCATAACAGCTAAAGACAACGGCATACCGCAGAAATCAGACACCACCTACGTTGAGGTGAACGTGAACGATGTCAACGACAACGCACCTCAGTTCGTTAGCCCCAGGTATCAGGGAACGGTGAGCGAAGATG CCCCATTTACGAGTGTCCTTCAAATTTCTG ACGACCGTGACGCTCACGCCAACGGCCGAGTCCAGTACACGTTCCAGAACGGCGAGGACGGCGATGGAGATTTCACAATCGAGCCTACATCTGGCATTGTGCGAACTGTTCGCCGTTTAGACCGGGAGAGCGTTCCCTTCTATGAACTCACCGCCTACGCTGTCGATCGCGGCGTGCCTCCTCAGCGGACCCCAGTCCACATCCAGGTGACGGTCCTGGACGTCAACGACAATGCCCCCGTGTTCCCAGCTGATGACTTTGAGGTTCTAGTAAAGGAAAACAGCGCCGTGGGGTCCGTGGTGGCCCAGATCACAGCGACAGATCCTGACGAAGGCGCCAATGCTCAGATCATGTACCAAATCGTGGAGGGAAACATCCCTGAAATCTTCCAGATGGACATCTTCTCCGGGGAGCTCACCTCGCTCATCGATCTGGACTACGAGGCCCGGAACGAGTACGTCATCGTGGTCCAGGCCACGTCGGCGCCTCTGGTGAGCCGGGCCACGGTCCGAATCCGGCTGGTGGACCAGAACGACAACCGGCCCACTCTGCAGGACTTCCAGATCATTTTCAACAACTTCGTGTCGAACCGCTCCAACAGTTTCCCGAGCGGCGTGATTGGGAAAGTACCAGCCCACGACCCGGATGTGTCTGACCGGCTGTACTACACCATCGACAGGGGCAACGAGCTGCACCTGCTGCTGCTCAACCACACCAGCGGGGAGATCCGCCTGAGCCGAAAACTGGATAACAACCGGGCCCTGGTGGCTCCCATGCAGATCACCGTCACAG